In the Aneurinibacillus soli genome, one interval contains:
- a CDS encoding acyl-CoA thioesterase: MGKATYIQPDLERWMKTFHFETDIKIRYCETDMSGHVNNVSYLIYFEQGRIDYFDRLDIGDEVLHDKAEFMVVTADITCHYHNELFFRENPTLLVRVARLGNTSMDIEYCLVVKDKNKVAATGSGTIVLVGKETKRSTPIPSQVRERIIKFEQMEMTM; this comes from the coding sequence ATGGGAAAAGCGACATACATTCAGCCGGATCTTGAAAGATGGATGAAAACCTTTCATTTTGAAACCGATATCAAAATTCGTTACTGCGAAACGGATATGTCGGGTCATGTAAATAATGTAAGTTATCTCATATATTTCGAGCAGGGGCGGATTGATTATTTTGATCGACTGGATATAGGGGATGAAGTACTGCACGATAAAGCAGAATTTATGGTTGTAACGGCAGATATTACGTGCCATTATCACAACGAACTTTTCTTCCGTGAAAATCCTACGCTGCTTGTACGCGTTGCACGGCTTGGCAATACGTCGATGGATATTGAATATTGTCTGGTTGTAAAAGACAAAAATAAAGTAGCGGCTACCGGAAGCGGGACAATTGTACTTGTAGGAAAAGAAACGAAACGAAGCACACCCATTCCGTCGCAGGTGCGCGAGCGTATTATAAAGTTTGAACAGATGGAGATGACGATGTAA
- a CDS encoding succinate dehydrogenase cytochrome b558 subunit, giving the protein MMNHRHFFNRKLHSLLGVVPIGGFLFVHLLVNFYATRGEPAFLERVQIMEGLPFLALIEILFIFLPILYHGIYGLYIAFQAKNNVGNYGYFRNTMFMLQRVTGVITLIFITWHVYETKIQMLIGKTDATGLFTLMNDILANKVMLAFYVIGLISAVFHFANGLWSFAVSWGITVGPRAQRISTYVTMAIFVLMSAMGLMALFAFANPVDVAQAIQK; this is encoded by the coding sequence ATGATGAATCATCGTCATTTCTTCAACCGTAAACTTCACTCCCTACTCGGCGTAGTTCCGATTGGGGGCTTTCTATTCGTTCACTTACTAGTGAACTTTTACGCAACACGCGGCGAACCAGCTTTCCTGGAGCGCGTACAAATCATGGAGGGACTTCCGTTCCTTGCTTTGATTGAAATTCTGTTTATTTTCTTACCGATTTTGTACCATGGTATTTATGGTTTGTACATTGCTTTCCAAGCGAAAAACAACGTTGGCAACTATGGCTATTTCCGTAACACAATGTTCATGCTGCAGCGCGTTACGGGCGTAATTACTCTCATCTTTATTACCTGGCACGTATACGAAACAAAAATCCAAATGCTGATTGGCAAAACAGATGCCACTGGTCTCTTTACACTCATGAATGACATTCTTGCGAACAAGGTAATGCTTGCATTTTATGTCATCGGTCTTATTTCTGCTGTGTTCCATTTCGCGAACGGTCTCTGGAGTTTTGCAGTTAGCTGGGGCATTACAGTCGGTCCGCGTGCACAGCGCATCTCTACATATGTGACAATGGCGATTTTCGTGCTGATGTCTGCAATGGGTCTGATGGCACTGTTTGCATTCGCGAATCCGGTTGACGTGGCTCAGGCCATTCAGAAATAG
- the bioB gene encoding biotin synthase BioB: MSIPVMETKPTTDWMVLAEEVLAGRQLSKEEALSILQAPDAEILSLLQAAYRIRSHYYGNKVKLNMIINAKSGLCPEDCGYCSQSIVSNAPIEKYPQLSKDVLVDGALKAKEAKAGTYCIVMSGRRPTDKEVDNVIEAVKEIKEQHNMKICACLGLVTPEQAKKLKSVGVDRFNHNINTAASNHENITSTHTYEDRLNTLNAVKDAGMSPCSGVIIGMGETDEEIVDMAYTLYELNADSIPVNFLNAIPGTPLESMKKVGAVKALKVVALFRFINPTKEIRIAGGREVNLRHLQPMGLYAANSIFVGDYLTTDGQKMRVDHEMIEDLGFEIEECAYDSEPPTVTA, translated from the coding sequence ATGAGCATACCTGTGATGGAAACAAAACCGACAACGGACTGGATGGTACTGGCAGAAGAGGTGCTAGCTGGACGCCAATTGAGCAAAGAGGAAGCGCTGTCTATTCTGCAGGCACCGGATGCAGAAATCTTGAGTCTTTTACAGGCTGCATACCGTATCCGCAGTCATTATTATGGCAATAAAGTAAAGCTTAATATGATCATCAACGCCAAAAGCGGTCTTTGTCCGGAAGATTGCGGGTATTGCTCGCAGTCAATTGTATCGAATGCACCGATTGAGAAATACCCACAACTTTCTAAGGATGTTCTGGTAGACGGGGCACTGAAAGCGAAGGAAGCAAAAGCCGGTACATATTGCATCGTCATGAGTGGACGCCGTCCGACGGATAAGGAAGTCGATAATGTCATTGAAGCGGTAAAAGAGATTAAGGAACAACATAATATGAAAATTTGTGCCTGTCTGGGACTCGTCACGCCGGAACAAGCTAAAAAGCTCAAGTCAGTTGGGGTAGACCGATTCAACCATAATATCAACACCGCAGCGAGCAATCATGAGAATATTACATCTACGCATACATATGAAGATCGCCTGAACACGTTAAACGCGGTCAAAGATGCTGGTATGTCACCTTGCTCCGGTGTAATCATTGGCATGGGCGAAACTGATGAAGAAATTGTGGACATGGCGTATACCTTGTATGAGCTCAATGCTGATTCCATTCCGGTCAACTTCTTGAATGCCATTCCAGGTACACCGCTGGAAAGCATGAAAAAAGTGGGTGCAGTAAAAGCGCTTAAAGTGGTAGCGTTGTTCCGCTTTATTAACCCGACAAAAGAAATTCGTATCGCAGGAGGGCGAGAAGTCAACCTGCGCCATCTTCAGCCGATGGGACTGTACGCCGCCAATTCGATCTTCGTCGGTGATTATCTAACGACAGATGGCCAGAAGATGCGCGTAGATCATGAAATGATTGAGGATCTCGGTTTTGAAATTGAAGAATGTGCCTATGATAGCGAGCCGCCGACAGTAACGGCGTAA
- the sdhB gene encoding succinate dehydrogenase iron-sulfur subunit, with product MAEKTIHLIVTRQDTPESAPYKQEFKIPYRPNMNIISCLMEIRRNPVTADGKQVAPIVWEMNCLEEVCGACSMVINGKPRQSCTSLVDKLEQPIRLEPMSTFPVVRDLAIDRSRMFDGLKRVKAWIPIDGTHDLGPGPRMPEVDRQWAYELSRCMTCGVCLEACPNVNDKSPFVGAFAISQVRLFNEHPTGKMNAEERLEGIMGEGGVTDCGNSQNCVQSCPKGIPLTTSIAAMNRATTLYSIKNFFRS from the coding sequence ATGGCTGAAAAAACAATTCATTTGATTGTTACTCGTCAGGATACTCCTGAATCAGCACCATATAAGCAAGAATTCAAAATCCCATACCGTCCGAACATGAACATCATTAGCTGCCTGATGGAAATTCGCCGTAATCCGGTAACAGCAGATGGCAAGCAAGTGGCTCCAATCGTATGGGAAATGAACTGTCTAGAAGAAGTGTGCGGTGCATGCTCCATGGTTATCAATGGCAAGCCGCGTCAATCGTGTACATCACTTGTGGATAAGCTTGAACAGCCGATCCGTCTTGAGCCGATGAGCACATTCCCGGTTGTACGTGACCTGGCTATCGACCGCAGCCGTATGTTCGATGGACTGAAGCGCGTAAAAGCTTGGATTCCGATCGATGGTACACATGACCTCGGTCCAGGACCACGCATGCCAGAAGTGGATCGCCAGTGGGCATATGAATTGTCCCGCTGCATGACGTGCGGTGTATGCCTCGAAGCATGCCCGAACGTAAATGACAAATCACCGTTCGTCGGTGCGTTTGCGATCTCCCAGGTGCGTCTGTTCAATGAACACCCGACAGGTAAAATGAACGCAGAAGAGCGCCTTGAAGGCATTATGGGCGAAGGTGGCGTTACGGATTGCGGTAACTCCCAGAACTGCGTACAGTCTTGCCCGAAAGGCATTCCGCTTACAACGTCAATCGCAGCGATGAATCGTGCGACTACGTTATATTCTATTAAAAACTTCTTCCGTAGCTAG
- the sdhA gene encoding succinate dehydrogenase flavoprotein subunit has translation MSKGKIIVVGGGLAGLMATIKAAEAGHPVELFSLVPVKRSHSVCAQGGINGAVNTKGEGDSPWIHFDDTIYGGDFLANQPPVKAMCDAAPGIIYMFDRMGVMFNRTPEGLIDFRRFGGTQHHRTAFAGATTGQQLLYALDEQVRRWEVNGLVTKYEGWEFLSAVVDDEGTCRGITAQNLRSMEIKAFKADAVIMATGGPGIIFGKSTNSVINTATAASAIYQQGVKYANAEFIQIHPTAIPGDDKLRLMSESARGEGGRVWTYKDGKPWYFLEEKYPAYGNLVPRDIATREIFDVCVVQKLGINGENMVYLDLSHKDPHELDIKLGGIIEIYEKFAGDDPRKVPMKIFPAVHYSMGGLWVDYNQMTNIPGLFAAGECDYSQHGANRLGANSLLSAVFGGMVAGPKAIEYIKGLEKSAEDISSTVFDGEAKKQQGKYDSITSMTSGTENAYVIHRELGEWMTDNVTVVRYNDKLKQTDEKIQELMQRYQQININDTAKSSNASAAFTRQLWNMLQLARVVTLGALNRNESRGAHYKPEFPDRNDEDFMKTTIAEFDPATNGPKISYEEIDISLIQPRKRDYSSKHKVADKKEEVK, from the coding sequence ATGAGTAAAGGTAAAATTATCGTAGTCGGTGGCGGTCTCGCAGGCCTCATGGCGACTATTAAAGCTGCGGAAGCCGGTCATCCGGTTGAGCTGTTCTCACTTGTTCCGGTAAAACGCTCCCACTCTGTTTGTGCGCAGGGCGGTATTAACGGGGCAGTTAATACAAAAGGGGAAGGCGATTCCCCATGGATTCACTTCGATGACACAATTTATGGTGGCGACTTCCTTGCGAACCAACCGCCAGTTAAAGCAATGTGTGATGCAGCACCTGGTATCATTTATATGTTCGACCGTATGGGCGTTATGTTCAACCGTACGCCGGAAGGTCTGATCGACTTCCGCCGTTTCGGGGGTACACAGCACCACCGTACAGCGTTCGCTGGTGCGACAACAGGTCAGCAGCTTCTGTACGCGTTGGACGAGCAAGTTCGCCGTTGGGAAGTAAATGGTCTCGTTACGAAATATGAAGGATGGGAATTCCTGTCCGCTGTTGTGGATGATGAAGGTACATGCCGTGGTATCACTGCGCAGAATCTCCGCTCTATGGAGATTAAAGCATTCAAAGCGGATGCTGTTATTATGGCGACAGGTGGCCCTGGTATTATCTTTGGTAAATCTACAAACTCTGTTATCAACACAGCAACAGCAGCGTCTGCGATCTATCAGCAGGGCGTTAAATATGCGAATGCTGAGTTCATCCAGATCCACCCGACTGCAATCCCAGGCGATGACAAGCTGCGTCTGATGTCCGAGTCTGCTCGTGGTGAGGGCGGTCGTGTATGGACATATAAAGACGGTAAACCGTGGTACTTCCTTGAAGAGAAATACCCGGCATACGGTAACCTTGTACCGCGTGATATCGCGACCCGTGAAATTTTTGACGTGTGCGTTGTACAGAAATTGGGTATCAACGGCGAGAACATGGTATACCTTGACCTGTCTCACAAAGATCCGCACGAACTTGACATTAAACTCGGTGGTATCATCGAGATTTATGAAAAATTCGCAGGGGACGACCCGCGTAAAGTTCCAATGAAAATCTTCCCGGCTGTTCACTATTCTATGGGCGGTCTGTGGGTTGATTACAACCAGATGACAAATATCCCAGGTCTGTTTGCAGCTGGTGAGTGTGATTACTCGCAGCACGGTGCAAACCGTCTCGGTGCAAACTCGCTCCTGTCTGCTGTATTCGGCGGCATGGTGGCAGGTCCAAAAGCCATTGAATACATCAAAGGCCTTGAGAAGTCCGCAGAAGACATCTCCTCTACTGTATTCGACGGAGAAGCCAAAAAACAGCAGGGTAAATACGATAGCATTACTAGCATGACAAGCGGTACAGAGAACGCATATGTAATCCACCGCGAACTTGGCGAATGGATGACCGATAACGTAACGGTTGTACGCTACAACGACAAGCTGAAGCAGACAGATGAGAAGATTCAAGAACTCATGCAGCGCTATCAGCAAATCAACATCAACGATACAGCAAAATCAAGCAATGCGAGCGCTGCATTTACACGTCAACTGTGGAATATGCTGCAACTCGCACGTGTTGTTACACTCGGTGCGCTTAACCGTAACGAAAGCCGCGGTGCACATTACAAACCGGAATTCCCGGACCGTAATGACGAGGACTTCATGAAAACGACAATCGCTGAATTCGATCCAGCTACAAACGGACCGAAGATTTCGTACGAAGAAATTGATATTTCGCTGATTCAGCCTCGTAAACGTGACTACTCTTCGAAGCATAAAGTGGCTGACAAGAAAGAAGAGGTGAAATAA
- a CDS encoding helix-turn-helix domain-containing protein, which translates to MSNEQKAKPLLTNREREVFELLVLDKTTKEIAQQLFISEKTVRNHISNVMQKLNVKGRSQAVVELVRLGELKI; encoded by the coding sequence TTGAGTAACGAACAGAAAGCCAAGCCGCTATTGACCAATCGGGAACGAGAGGTATTTGAACTGCTAGTGCTTGACAAGACGACGAAAGAGATTGCGCAGCAGCTGTTTATCAGTGAAAAGACCGTCCGTAATCATATCAGTAATGTCATGCAAAAGCTCAATGTAAAAGGTCGTTCCCAGGCAGTTGTCGAACTCGTCCGTTTAGGTGAATTGAAAATTTAA